GGACTACAAAAGCAGCACACTGGTGCAAGTGTCTGGAATCCCACTGGGGGTTGTGTGAGGGCTTTGTCTATGGGACAAAAATCACAGTGTTTCAGGGCTGGGGAATGGAGAGATAAGTATTCAGTAGCCTCAAACCTCATCACCCACACATCCTctagaagaaaagcaaggctCTATTAGTGCTGTGCATTAAGTCAGCCTGGATGAAGCAGCTGTGCCAGCATTCCTCCGTGAGGACACTCCAGTTTCCCCTGCAGGCACTGGCTCGTACTTGAAGAGAGATCTTGGAGCCTGTGACCAGAGCTCTCAGGACAAGGCACAAATCTCACTCCCAGGCACAAATCTCGCTCCCCTCAGCACCTCACCCAAGTGAAGCATCCTAAAGACCTTCGTGAAATAACGGAGCTACAACACACGCAGCAGTCGGCACCAGGGATGCTCCCTCACGGCTGCATGCCCAGCCACAGAGCAGCGTGGAGCTGCAGACTCACACCCACCCTGCCATCACACAGTCCCTCCTACGCAGGAGCTGGGTTTTGGCCACACTGCTCACACTTACCGTAAGTGATGAGTTTGCCCATCGGCTTCAACAGGTTAAATGCTTTGGATGTATCGGATCCTCCCAGTGGGTCCAGCACAATGTCAACACCTAGCGAGAATTGAAAGTAACTAGAAGTTTCCTATGCACTTGAAAGAAACACAGGACAGTTGTACAAGTCCTCTGCCACACGGTACCTTTGGGAGAGATTTTCCGGACCTCCTCTGCGTAATCCATCGTTCTGTAGTCAATGGGGTGAGCGACTCCGCTCTCCTTGAGTGTGTCATGCTTGGAGGCAGATGCTGTGCCAAAAATGGTGACATTTTCCACAGTCTTGCACAGCTGGATGGCAGCAGTTCCCACACCACCTGAAATCCAAGAAGCAAACAGCCCCAGCAGTCAGAAAAGCCTCTAGATTGGTAAATTATCCCTGCTTGTACAGATCACACAGCACCAGGAGGTATGGAATAAAggctttgcctgaggcaggtgGATGGCTGTGACACATGCTGGGGGAGACCAACTCCAGCCACAGGGAAATGGGTTCAGCCTTTGCCAGTGCCTGGGTCAGCGTGAAGCCTGCATCTCTGGCAGGCAACTTTTTGTCAGTCCAGCCCTATTCTGATCGCTTCCTCACCCACGCCACCCATTCAGAAGCTGCATGTTGGGGCCAAGAGTCTCCGCACAGGTTGGCAAGAACTACTTACCTGCGGCCATGTGGATGAGGACACTCTGGTTGGGTCTCAAGTTTCCAAAGTCAAATAGGATCATGTAGGCAGTGATGTAGTTGACAAGAAAAGCAGCCGCTTCCTCAAAGCTCATCCCCTCAGGCATCAGGAAAGTCTGATTGGCTGGCACGTTCACGACTTCTTGCCAGAGCCCTGACCTAGCCAGGACCATTACCTTATCACCAACCTAAAATCAGAGACAAGGCAGTCTGAAACAAGCCCCAGGGTAGCAGAAGGCATCGCACCCTTGCCCTCTGTACGCCAGAGCCAGGCACACGTGCGCGGCTCTGTGTGCGGAGGTCTGCAGGGACTGCAGCGCCCCTGGGCTCAAGCGGGAGCCTGCAGCCTGCACTCCGCTCGTCGAGCGAACTGCGGCACAGTGCAGCGCCTCACCACGGACCTGGGCACACGCCAGGAGCCTCAGAGGGACCACAGGCACCCCAGGCTCTGGCTCGCGCCCAGCGTGCTGTCTGACTGCCAGCTGCCCAAACCAACAGTCCCCCAGTGAGGTCAGAGGGATGGGAGTCGtgtcctgccctccctgcccaaGCTGGGAGCAGGAGCCTGAACACCATGAAATATTGCTGCTGCACCTTGCAAGGATCATTCTGCCAGCGGGCAGGAGGCTTGCGGCAATGATTAATAGGATCAACACCAGAAAAAACATGTCCAACCTTAGCAAAACCTCCCAGGTCTAAGCCTCAGGCCTGAAGTCTGAGGCATCCCCCAAAATCTGCTCTTACACCACTGGGCAAGAAATATCTGCTCACTCTGCAACTGGAAGGAGATGGCAAAACACCAAGCAGTCGTATCAACAAGCAGATGAGAGGCAGAGCCAAGGCAGCGAGCAGAAAGGCTCCTCGTGTGTGGGTTTGGTATTTACACTTGAATAAACCAGGATATTTTCCTGGAGCAAAGGGAATCATCTCTGACACCCTGGGCTTTTTTGAGACACTTTGTTTTGCTAGTTGTGCACCCAAGAATCACCTTGAAGCACCATAATTGCAACAACCCTAAGACCCAAAGGTGTGGGGCACGCAGAGCCAACTCCTCTGTCCCCCGAGCTGCTAgaaatgcagcagctggaggctcGTGGGCCACGAACCCCGCACCAAGAGCAACTGACCTGCTCGTGGCCACACCTCACCACCCTCCGACGGCTCtggacagctctgcagcagctagAGCCGTTTCCTTCCATGTTCGTGCAGCTTAAGAGGTCAGACACAAACGTGTTCAGAAACAGCACGGTCATGCTTTGGCCCTCATCCTACTAGTGCTCTCCACCAACAAGAAAATTCAGCACATGCAAATACACCAGGCAGTCCCCAGGGACCGCGACCGCTTCCCCCGTGACTCCAGACCCCAGAGCCCCTGGCCCTTCGGGTAGCCGTGCCCTCGCCGCcccgggggctggggctgggcggGCCGGGACATCCTGCCCCGACAGCGCGGCGCGGCCCCTTTGTCCGGGGGCTTTGTCCGCCGCGGGCGGAGCGCGGCTCTGCCGGGAACCCCGGCCCTGGGACGGTcaccgccgcgccgccgccccccgccgctgcTGCGGCGAccgggccggggctgccggcACCGGGCCCTCCGGGGGCAGCGGGGACTCggagcccggcggggcggcggagGCGCCCGGGCGGGGCCGCACCTgcgaggcggcggggcggggccacCGCAgtgcggcggggccgggcggggccgcgcCTGGCCGGGCCGaaccgggccgggccgggccgagcctCACCTGTCGGTCGCGGACGCCGTCGCCGACGGCGCGGACGGTGCCGGCGCACTCCATGCCGGGGCAgacgggcggcggcggcagccgcTCGTACAGGCCCTGCCGCGCCATCAGGTCGGCGAAGTTGAGGCCGCAGGCGTGGACGCGCACCGAGACCTCGCCGGGCCgcgggccgccgccgcgccgcgcctgCACCTTCACCTTGTCGTAGCCGCCGAAGCCCGTCAGCACCAGCGCCCGGTGCtcggccgcctccccgccgcccgccggcgGCTCGGGGCCGGGGGCCTGCTCAGGGgcaggggcggcggcggcggccggggccggctCAGCGGACAtggcggagcggagcggcgggagcggctgcgggcgcggggcggcggcgggcggggaaaagccggggcgcggggcgcaGCCggggggcgggacggggcgggacggggcgggccCAGGTCCGCCTCCCGCTCCCGGCCCGCCGGCGGCCGCCCCTCCGCAGCCCGGTGTCCCGGGGGAcgtcccgccgccccgccccgccgccgagGGGAGCCCGGCGGGGGTCTGCCCGTACCCCCCCGCCGGGGGtctgcccgcaccccgccgccggGGCGTGCGGAGCCGCCGCAGCCAGGGCGTTAATCCGTACGCGCTCCCTTGGGCCGCAGCCCCGGGCATCTGCGCTGCGGGTGCAGCTTTGCGGGACCGGGCCCCCCCACTCCTGGCCACGCTCCCCTGCATGTAGGGTCTCTCTTCCTCCttaccaccttttttttttttcatttttttttctctttttctaaatgATTCCTTTCAAGCAGACAAACTGCATCTTTTCTGGAGACACGTTTGAAATGGCTGTTTTGCTGGAGTGTCGTCTTGCTGAGTTACTTCTACAATGCGTTGTGAGTAACTGATGTCACTTGCAGAGAGGTTTAATAAACATCTCCCTGCTCGCAGGCCTGAAATGGCTGCATGTAGTGGAGATGAGGCATGGACTGGCTCACAGACAAGAGGGAGGAGTAGAGCTCTAGTCCTGTAActaaagacaaataaataagGCAGGGTGTGTAGAAGGATCGATGAATCCTGCCTGTCTTCCTGCACATGAAGCCTCTGCCAGCAGACAGCAGTCCTCTCCATGAATTCACTACTCAGATCTGTGCCCAGCTCCCGTGTATCGAACTGGCCATCAAGACTGCTGATTCAGTGCAGTTTTGTGTGTGAAGAGCACAGTCGGATCCACACCTCACTTGTCTCCTGGCTGGTGAACATGTCCGAGTCCCTGATAACCGCAGCCATTGCAGGGTGACTGCTCGAGCATACGAGTCAAAGAGCCCCTGAAAAAAGAAGAACATccacccaaaaaaaagaaagcaaagaccACCTGAAGGATAATGAAAATACGTACTGGGGAATTTTCTGCGTCACTCGAGTGCTCCAGAATTCCCAAGCCGAGCAAAACGCAGCACAATGCCTGCTTTGGGCAGGGCACTCCCAGCGCCGCTGACAGCACTTGATGTAAGGCTCTGGCCGGCCCACGGATTTGCAAACCCCAGCGTTTCCAGGGGCTTTGTTTGCGACAGCAGTCCTGCTCTTCACACGAACGCAGTCTGCTGACCGAGGCCAGCAGGAGTTTTGCATGAATGTGGCCTTGTCCTGCAGGGCTGCGCTCCAGGCTGGGCTGGCCCTGGAGCCGTGCAAGCCGGGCGGCTGGGGCTGCTCAGGAAGCAGAGCACAAAGGCAGGaaagcagccaggagggcagAGGCCTGGAGTAGGCTGCACATCATCTGTCTCTGCTGCGTGGCACATTTATGAGTGTTTGGATGGCTGCAGCGGGAGCAAGGAGGCGGCTCATGTCCAGTTGCACGACAGGGCTGCAGTCCAGCTTGGACAGTTACTTTACACCTTTGTTTGCTGTTGCGCAGCTTTGAGAAATACAGAGGTGCCTTCCTGAAGTCTGGGCATGTCCCACACCCAAAATCAGGAAGAAGCAGTCAAAGCACAATCCTCTGTCTCCTACTGCTCTTCCTAGCAGCTCTCCTAGCATTTGTCCTTTCAGCAATTTATCGTCACGGCTGTCAGGGCTGTTGTGATGGATGAAACACACTGGCCGGGAGGGAACCCCTATAGACACTGGAAATAGGGGTGACTCCCAAAGGCTTAGAGAATGGTAGAAGAAGGCAgcagggttttggagtcagaCGCCACTTCTGCTAGACTGCTCCAGCTGCATGCAGCTCTAAAGCAGATTAGATAGAGGTATTTTTGCGTCTGTTTGATTGGGCAGGCTGCTCTTGCTGCCTTTGTATCTTTTGTGCTCCTGAGTCAATCTTTCCTTATCATCTCAGTTTAGTAACGTTTTCTCTGTAAACCTTATTTACCCCATTCAGTTTGTGTTCTGCTGTGGTAGTTTTTCCACTGTATTTAAGCTGCAGCATTAAGAGGCACAGTTGTGGCTAGTCACTGCTCTGGAGCGTGAGTGCGGGTGAATAGCTACGGCTTGTGGGGAGCTGACGGGGACGTGCTAGTGCGTGTGCTCGGGCCAGGCGTTTGCGGCTGGCACACTgagcctgcagctctgccacccGCAGCACAGCATGGCGGCTGGCTCTCCGGGGATGGGACGCTGGCGTGGGCTAGCAAGGACAGGCGTTCGCCAGCGAAAACAAGACATTTTCCCAGTGGAACTGGTGCTCACTCCTCCACCCCGTTTTTCAGCAAGCTCTCCAAATGTGGGCTTCCgctgcacaggagcaggcagccaAGGTTGGGGCCTTCTGAATGGCGCTGATTTGTGATTTACAGCCGGAGGCAGGCACAGGCCACCAAGGAAACTGTTCTCATTATCTCTCTCCCAGACTCTCAGCCTCACCCTGAGCTCCCTGCCCGCTTTTTTgccacctcctgctgctccccctGACCCTCTGGCATTGGGGTGAGGAGGATGTGCCCGCAGCA
The DNA window shown above is from Phalacrocorax aristotelis chromosome 23, bGulAri2.1, whole genome shotgun sequence and carries:
- the VAT1 gene encoding synaptic vesicle membrane protein VAT-1 homolog encodes the protein MSAEPAPAAAAAPAPEQAPGPEPPAGGGEAAEHRALVLTGFGGYDKVKVQARRGGGPRPGEVSVRVHACGLNFADLMARQGLYERLPPPPVCPGMECAGTVRAVGDGVRDRQVGDKVMVLARSGLWQEVVNVPANQTFLMPEGMSFEEAAAFLVNYITAYMILFDFGNLRPNQSVLIHMAAGGVGTAAIQLCKTVENVTIFGTASASKHDTLKESGVAHPIDYRTMDYAEEVRKISPKGVDIVLDPLGGSDTSKAFNLLKPMGKLITYGVANLLTGQKKNLMAMAKTWWNQFSINALQLLHHNKAVCGYHLGYMDEEFELLGGVVAKLVSLYLQGKIKPKIDSVWPFDQVADAMRQMQEKKNVGKVILVPEAPKEESKKEEN